The following proteins are co-located in the Pseudomonas synxantha genome:
- a CDS encoding AprI/Inh family metalloprotease inhibitor, which produces MPRFSHLIACVSQVLFVSAGAHAMASSLVLPTTAQLAGHWELKQQDKVCALELLEQANSLDGDIACAAQWLGDKPLTWSPTPDGIWLFNAEGSGITHLNRQSEGEYQARTKAGEVVELKRMP; this is translated from the coding sequence GCGTTTTTCCCATTTGATCGCCTGTGTATCGCAGGTGTTGTTCGTGTCGGCAGGAGCCCATGCAATGGCGAGCAGTCTGGTTTTACCCACCACCGCGCAATTGGCCGGGCATTGGGAGTTGAAGCAGCAGGATAAGGTGTGTGCCCTGGAGTTGCTGGAGCAGGCCAATTCCCTGGATGGCGATATCGCGTGTGCCGCGCAATGGCTGGGCGATAAGCCACTGACCTGGTCGCCCACACCGGATGGTATTTGGCTGTTTAACGCTGAGGGTTCAGGGATTACGCACTTGAATCGTCAAAGCGAGGGTGAATATCAAGCCCGCACTAAAGCCGGGGAAGTTGTCGAGCTGAAACGGATGCCTTAG
- a CDS encoding TolC family outer membrane protein encodes MKSVFISLVLVCGSAQAAMGPFDVYEQALRNDPVFLGAIKERDAGLENRTIGRAGLLPRLSYNYNKGRNNSEAHLPDGRGGSYRDDRNYNSYGSTFSLQQPLFDYEAYANYRKGVAQALFADESFRDKSQALLVRVLSYYTQALFAQDQIDIARAKKKAFEQQFQQNQHLFKAGEGTRTDILEAESRYELATAEEIQALDEQDASLRELGALIGVQSVNIDDLAPLNQSFAAFTLAPANYDTWHELALTNNPVLASQRQSLEVARYEVERNRAGHLPRITAYATSRKQESDSGNTYNQRYDTNTIGVEVSMPLYAGGGISASTRQASRAMEQAEYELEGKTRETLIELRRQFSACLSGVSKLRAYQKALVSAEALVVSTKQSILGGERVNLDALNAEQQLYSTRRDLAQARYDYLMAWTKLHYYAGNLRDTDLAKVDEAFGPVK; translated from the coding sequence ATGAAGTCAGTGTTCATTTCGCTGGTGCTGGTGTGTGGCAGTGCCCAGGCCGCCATGGGGCCGTTCGATGTGTACGAGCAGGCCCTGCGCAACGACCCGGTGTTCCTCGGCGCCATCAAGGAGCGCGACGCCGGCCTGGAAAACCGCACCATCGGCCGCGCCGGGCTGCTGCCGAGGCTGTCATACAACTACAACAAGGGCCGCAACAATTCCGAGGCGCACCTGCCCGATGGGCGTGGTGGCAGCTATCGCGATGATCGCAACTACAACAGCTACGGCTCCACCTTCAGCCTGCAACAACCGCTGTTCGACTACGAAGCCTATGCCAACTACCGCAAGGGCGTGGCCCAGGCGCTGTTCGCCGACGAAAGCTTTCGTGACAAGAGCCAGGCGTTGCTGGTGCGGGTGCTGAGCTATTACACCCAGGCACTGTTTGCCCAGGACCAGATCGACATCGCCCGCGCCAAGAAAAAGGCCTTCGAGCAGCAATTCCAGCAGAACCAGCACTTGTTCAAGGCCGGCGAGGGCACGCGCACAGACATCCTGGAAGCCGAATCGCGCTATGAACTGGCCACCGCCGAAGAGATCCAGGCCCTGGATGAGCAGGACGCCTCGCTGCGCGAGCTGGGCGCGTTGATTGGCGTGCAAAGCGTCAATATCGACGACCTGGCGCCGCTGAACCAGAGCTTTGCCGCCTTCACCCTGGCCCCGGCCAACTACGACACCTGGCATGAACTGGCGCTCACCAACAACCCGGTGCTGGCCTCCCAGCGCCAATCCCTGGAAGTAGCGCGCTATGAGGTAGAACGCAACCGCGCCGGGCATTTGCCGAGAATCACCGCCTATGCCACTTCGCGCAAACAGGAATCCGACAGCGGCAACACCTACAACCAGCGCTACGACACCAACACCATCGGCGTCGAAGTGAGCATGCCGCTGTATGCCGGTGGCGGCATCTCGGCCTCCACGCGCCAGGCCAGCCGCGCCATGGAGCAGGCCGAGTACGAGCTGGAAGGCAAGACCCGCGAAACCCTGATCGAATTGCGGCGTCAGTTCAGTGCCTGCCTGTCAGGGGTGAGCAAGCTGCGCGCCTACCAGAAAGCCCTGGTTTCGGCCGAGGCCCTGGTGGTATCGACCAAGCAGAGCATCCTCGGCGGCGAACGGGTCAACCTCGATGCGCTGAATGCCGAGCAGCAGCTGTACAGCACCCGCCGCGACCTGGCCCAGGCGCGGTATGACTACCTGATGGCCTGGACCAAATTGCACTACTACGCGGGCAACTTGCGCGACACCGACCTGGCCAAGGTGGACGAGGCCTTCGGCCCTGTGAAATGA
- a CDS encoding autotransporter serine protease, giving the protein MITDSPRFKPFTAGSLLLLSVAAQAQYTETGQPGNPVSWRSAEYQSDWGLGRMKADEAYAAGISGKGVKIGALDSGFDPNHPEAAKDRFHGVTATGTYVDGSAFSTTGALNPNNDSHGTHVTGTMGAARDGVGMHGVAYNAQVYVGNTNANDSFLFGPTPDPKYFKTVYSALVDSGVRAINNSWGSQPKDVSYQTLDDLHKAYAQHYNQGTWLDAAADVAKAGVINVFSAGNSGYANASVRSALPYFQPELEGHWLAVSGLDKANNQKYNKCGIAKYWCISTPGALINSTIPDGGYGVKSGTSMSAPHATGALALVMERYPYMTNEQALQVLLTTATQLDGSITQAPNAIVGWGVPDLGRAMHGPGQLLGVMDVSLAAGQGDVWSNGISDQALLQRQAEDRAEHTAWQQTLIDKGWQNGVGANASQQDQTDYAIGNARDQAAAKRVYEGSLIKSGAGSLVLSGDSTYRGATTVNGGLLAVNGSLTSAVTVNNSGTLGGSGRIAALSVNSGGRVAPGNSVGTLQVAGDVNLGAGSTYAVELTPTSSDRIVAGGKAVLGGGTVTLAMENSPTLLSQSQVQSLIGRQYSILDAAGGIQGQFGQVLPNYVFLGGTLDYAANAVQLNVGRNDASFASVAATRNQRNVAAAAEQLGAGNPVYESLLQSQSVATAQQGLQQLSGEIYPAVGAMLINDSLQLRNAVGERLRHVPVSGESNLWFKALGAWGKSDSRSETAGSTTSIGGLLAGVDGALDEQTRVGVVAGYSDSSLNMGSGTHSSASIDSYHFGAYAGRELGDWRLSVGGAYSWHRGDVKRDLQLGDVSGKQKTKLDATTAQLFTEAAYRIHLQPLALEPFANLAYVHLDSESFHEKGDAAALERGSDRRDAVLSTLGVRALKTLALNDHQQLELSGSLGWQHSLTAVESEEHLAFVAGGPSFAVRSAPLLRDAALVGVQASLALNASTRVNLDYNGQLGGREKTQGVGLSLNWQF; this is encoded by the coding sequence ATGATCACTGATTCACCGCGTTTCAAACCCTTCACCGCCGGCTCCTTGCTGCTGCTGTCCGTTGCGGCACAAGCGCAATACACCGAGACCGGCCAACCGGGTAACCCGGTCAGCTGGCGCTCGGCCGAATACCAGAGCGACTGGGGCCTGGGGCGGATGAAGGCCGATGAAGCCTACGCTGCCGGGATCAGCGGCAAAGGTGTGAAAATCGGCGCGCTGGACTCGGGTTTCGACCCCAACCACCCCGAAGCCGCCAAGGACCGCTTCCATGGGGTGACCGCCACCGGCACCTATGTCGACGGCAGCGCCTTCAGCACCACGGGCGCGCTCAACCCCAACAACGACTCCCACGGCACCCACGTCACCGGCACCATGGGCGCCGCCCGCGACGGCGTGGGCATGCATGGGGTGGCCTACAACGCCCAAGTCTATGTGGGCAACACCAACGCCAACGACAGCTTCCTGTTCGGCCCGACCCCGGACCCCAAGTATTTCAAGACGGTGTATAGCGCCCTGGTGGATTCCGGCGTGCGCGCTATCAACAACAGCTGGGGCAGCCAGCCCAAGGACGTCAGCTACCAGACCCTGGATGACCTGCACAAGGCCTATGCCCAGCATTACAACCAGGGTACCTGGCTGGACGCCGCGGCGGATGTGGCCAAGGCCGGCGTGATCAATGTGTTCAGTGCCGGCAACAGCGGCTACGCAAATGCCAGCGTGCGCTCGGCCTTGCCGTATTTCCAACCGGAACTGGAAGGCCACTGGCTGGCGGTGTCGGGGCTGGATAAAGCCAATAACCAGAAGTACAACAAATGCGGCATCGCCAAATACTGGTGCATTTCCACTCCAGGGGCACTGATCAACAGCACCATTCCCGACGGCGGTTATGGGGTCAAGTCCGGCACCTCGATGTCGGCGCCCCATGCCACCGGGGCGTTGGCGCTGGTGATGGAACGCTATCCCTATATGACCAATGAGCAGGCGCTGCAGGTGCTGTTGACCACCGCCACGCAGCTCGACGGCTCGATCACCCAGGCGCCCAACGCTATCGTCGGCTGGGGCGTGCCGGACCTGGGCCGGGCAATGCATGGGCCGGGGCAACTGCTCGGGGTCATGGATGTGAGCCTGGCAGCCGGGCAGGGTGATGTATGGAGCAATGGCATCTCCGACCAGGCCTTGCTCCAGCGCCAGGCCGAGGACCGTGCCGAGCACACCGCCTGGCAGCAGACCTTGATCGACAAGGGTTGGCAAAACGGCGTGGGCGCCAATGCCAGCCAGCAGGACCAGACTGACTACGCCATCGGCAACGCCCGCGACCAGGCCGCCGCCAAACGCGTATACGAGGGTAGCCTGATCAAGTCCGGCGCCGGCAGCCTGGTGCTCAGCGGCGACAGCACTTATCGCGGCGCGACCACCGTCAACGGCGGCCTGCTGGCGGTCAATGGCTCGCTGACCTCGGCGGTCACGGTGAACAACAGCGGTACTCTCGGCGGCTCCGGGCGCATCGCCGCGCTGTCGGTGAACAGCGGCGGCCGCGTGGCACCGGGCAATTCCGTGGGCACCTTGCAGGTAGCGGGGGATGTGAACCTCGGCGCGGGCTCGACCTATGCAGTGGAACTGACGCCCACCAGCAGCGACCGCATTGTTGCGGGTGGCAAGGCGGTATTGGGCGGCGGCACCGTCACCCTGGCGATGGAAAACAGCCCGACGCTGCTCAGCCAGAGCCAGGTGCAAAGCCTGATTGGCCGGCAATACTCGATCCTGGATGCGGCGGGCGGTATCCAGGGTCAGTTCGGGCAAGTGCTGCCCAACTATGTATTCCTTGGCGGCACCCTTGACTACGCCGCCAACGCTGTACAACTGAACGTCGGGCGCAACGACGCGAGTTTTGCCAGCGTTGCTGCCACCCGCAACCAGCGCAACGTGGCGGCGGCTGCCGAGCAACTGGGCGCTGGCAACCCGGTGTATGAAAGCCTGCTGCAGTCGCAATCAGTTGCCACCGCGCAACAGGGCCTGCAGCAACTGTCCGGTGAAATCTACCCTGCGGTTGGCGCGATGCTGATCAACGACAGCCTGCAACTGCGCAACGCTGTGGGCGAGCGCCTGCGCCATGTGCCGGTGAGCGGTGAAAGCAACCTGTGGTTCAAGGCCCTGGGCGCCTGGGGCAAAAGCGACAGCCGCAGTGAAACGGCGGGTTCCACCACCTCCATCGGTGGCCTGCTGGCGGGCGTGGATGGCGCGCTGGATGAGCAGACCCGCGTGGGTGTGGTCGCCGGCTACAGCGACAGCTCGCTGAACATGGGCAGTGGCACGCACTCATCGGCGTCCATCGACAGCTACCACTTCGGCGCATATGCCGGGCGCGAACTGGGCGACTGGCGCCTGAGTGTCGGCGGTGCCTACAGCTGGCACCGCGGCGATGTGAAGCGCGACCTGCAACTGGGGGACGTCAGCGGCAAGCAAAAAACCAAGCTGGATGCGACCACCGCGCAACTGTTCACCGAAGCGGCGTACCGCATTCACTTGCAACCGCTGGCGTTGGAACCGTTCGCCAACCTGGCCTACGTGCATCTGGACAGCGAGTCATTCCACGAAAAAGGCGATGCCGCCGCCCTGGAGCGTGGCAGTGACCGGCGCGATGCGGTGCTCAGCACCCTCGGCGTGCGTGCCTTGAAAACCCTGGCCCTCAATGACCACCAGCAACTGGAACTGTCCGGTTCGTTGGGCTGGCAACACAGCCTGACGGCGGTGGAGTCGGAAGAACATTTGGCGTTTGTCGCAGGCGGGCCTTCATTTGCCGTGCGCAGCGCGCCGTTGCTGCGTGACGCCGCCCTGGTGGGCGTACAGGCCAGCCTGGCGCTGAATGCGTCGACGCGGGTCAACCTGGATTACAACGGCCAATTGGGTGGGCGCGAGAAAACCCAAGGCGTGGGCTTGAGCCTGAACTGGCAGTTCTGA
- a CDS encoding HlyD family type I secretion periplasmic adaptor subunit, translated as MSSMTVEPRFKEHDAGFFVKMGWLLTIVGAGGFFLWASLAPLDQGIPVQGTVVVSGKRKAVQTFSPGVVSRILVKEGELVKQGQPLFRLDQTQNQADVQSLQAQYRMAWASVARWQSERDNLASVTFPAELSANPDPALALVLEGQRQLFSSRRDAFAREQAGIRASIEGATSQLGGMRRARSDLTAQAQSLRDQLGNLQPLADNGYIPRNRLMEYQRQLSQVQQDLAQNAGESGRIEQGILESRLKLQQHSEEYQKEVRSQLADAQLRSLTLEQQLTSAGFNLQHSEINAPADGIAVNLSVHTEGAVVRAGETLLEIVPQGTRLEVEGHLPVHLVDKVGPHLPVDILFTAFNQSRTPRVPGEVSLISADQMLDEKTGAPYYVLRTSVSEAAMETLHGLVIKPGMPAEMFVRTGERSLLNYLFKPLLDRAGSALTEE; from the coding sequence ATGAGCAGCATGACCGTTGAACCTCGCTTTAAAGAACACGACGCTGGCTTCTTCGTAAAAATGGGCTGGCTGCTGACCATTGTCGGTGCCGGTGGGTTTTTCCTCTGGGCCAGCCTCGCGCCGTTGGACCAGGGCATTCCTGTCCAAGGTACCGTGGTGGTGTCCGGCAAGCGCAAGGCCGTGCAAACCTTCAGCCCCGGCGTAGTCAGCCGGATCCTGGTGAAGGAGGGGGAACTGGTCAAGCAAGGCCAGCCGCTGTTTCGTCTCGACCAGACCCAGAACCAGGCTGACGTACAATCCCTGCAAGCCCAGTACCGCATGGCCTGGGCCAGCGTGGCGCGTTGGCAGAGCGAGCGCGACAATCTTGCCAGCGTCACCTTTCCCGCTGAGCTGAGCGCCAACCCCGACCCGGCCCTGGCGTTGGTACTGGAAGGCCAGCGCCAATTGTTCAGCAGCCGCCGCGACGCGTTTGCCCGTGAACAGGCCGGGATTCGTGCAAGCATTGAAGGTGCCACCTCACAGTTGGGCGGCATGCGCCGTGCCCGCAGTGACCTGACTGCGCAGGCCCAATCCCTGCGCGATCAGCTCGGCAACCTGCAACCTTTGGCCGACAACGGCTATATCCCGCGCAACCGCCTGATGGAATACCAGCGCCAGTTGTCCCAGGTGCAACAGGATCTGGCGCAGAACGCCGGGGAAAGCGGACGCATCGAACAGGGCATCCTCGAGTCGCGCCTCAAGTTGCAGCAGCACAGCGAGGAATATCAAAAGGAGGTGCGTAGTCAATTGGCCGATGCACAATTGCGCAGCCTGACCCTGGAACAGCAACTGACCTCTGCCGGTTTCAACCTGCAACACAGCGAGATCAACGCGCCGGCCGACGGCATCGCAGTCAACCTCAGCGTGCACACCGAAGGCGCCGTGGTGCGCGCCGGTGAAACCCTGCTGGAGATCGTGCCCCAAGGCACGCGCCTGGAAGTGGAAGGGCATCTGCCGGTGCACCTGGTGGACAAGGTGGGGCCCCATTTGCCGGTGGACATCCTCTTCACTGCCTTCAACCAGAGCCGCACGCCCCGCGTGCCGGGAGAGGTCAGCCTGATCTCCGCCGACCAAATGCTCGATGAAAAAACCGGTGCGCCGTATTACGTGCTGCGTACCAGCGTCAGCGAAGCGGCGATGGAAACACTCCATGGCTTGGTGATCAAGCCGGGCATGCCCGCCGAGATGTTCGTGCGCACTGGCGAGCGGTCGTTGCTCAATTACCTGTTCAAGCCGCTGCTGGATCGCGCCGGCTCCGCGTTGACTGAGGAATGA
- a CDS encoding type I secretion system permease/ATPase, which produces MAKSHGVAPLFRALGEYKSILISVGCFTALINLLMLVPSIYMLQVYDRVLSSQNETTLVMLTLMVVGFFAFIGLLEVVRSFVVIRIGSQLERRFNLRVYKAAFERNLQRGQGHAGQSLGDLTAIRQFITGPALFAFFDAPWFPIYLFVIFLFNVWLGVLATAGAVLLIGLACLNEYLTKKPLGEASIFSQQSTQLATSHLHNAETIQAMGMLGALRQRWFGVHAQFLGFQNKASDTGSVISSLSKSLRLCLQSLVLGLGAFLVIRGEMTAGMMIAGSILMGRVLSPIDQLIAVWKQWSSAKLAYQRLDELLREFPPEVEQMALPAPKGQVSFEQVSAGPPGRRMATLHQVSFNLAAGEVLGVLGASGSGKSTLARVLVGVWPTLAGTVRLDGADIHRWDRDDLGPHIGYLPQDIELFSGSIADNIARFRDADPEQVVKAAQQAGVHELILRLPQGYDTVLGDNGGGLSGGQKQRVALARALYGNPRLIVLDEPNSNLDTVGEAALASAIMQMKAQGSSVVLVTHRSSALAQADKLLVLGEGHLQAFGPSQEVLRALSGQQEAPKEKTGVSFSRQYQAGRNPGA; this is translated from the coding sequence ATGGCGAAGTCCCATGGGGTTGCGCCCTTATTCAGGGCGTTGGGTGAATACAAGAGTATTTTGATCAGCGTCGGCTGCTTTACGGCGCTGATTAACCTGCTGATGCTGGTACCGTCGATTTACATGCTGCAAGTGTATGACCGTGTGTTGTCTTCCCAGAATGAAACCACGCTGGTGATGTTGACGCTGATGGTCGTGGGCTTCTTTGCGTTTATCGGCCTGCTGGAAGTGGTCCGCAGTTTTGTCGTGATTCGTATTGGCAGCCAGTTGGAGCGGCGTTTCAACCTGCGCGTGTACAAAGCCGCGTTCGAGCGCAACCTGCAGCGCGGCCAGGGGCATGCCGGGCAGTCCCTGGGCGACCTGACCGCTATCCGCCAATTCATCACCGGGCCTGCGCTGTTCGCATTCTTCGATGCGCCGTGGTTTCCGATCTACCTGTTCGTGATTTTCCTCTTCAACGTGTGGCTCGGCGTGCTGGCCACGGCCGGTGCGGTGCTGTTGATTGGGCTGGCGTGCCTGAATGAATACCTGACGAAAAAACCGTTGGGCGAAGCGAGTATCTTCTCCCAGCAATCCACCCAGTTGGCCACCAGCCACTTGCACAACGCCGAGACAATCCAGGCCATGGGCATGCTCGGCGCGCTGCGCCAGCGTTGGTTTGGCGTGCACGCGCAATTTCTCGGTTTCCAGAACAAGGCCAGCGATACCGGTTCGGTGATCAGCTCCCTGAGTAAATCCCTGCGCCTGTGCCTGCAATCCCTGGTATTGGGCCTCGGCGCCTTCCTGGTGATCAGGGGTGAAATGACCGCCGGTATGATGATCGCAGGCTCCATCCTGATGGGCCGCGTACTCAGCCCCATCGACCAGCTGATTGCCGTGTGGAAGCAATGGAGCTCGGCCAAGCTGGCCTACCAGCGCCTCGACGAACTGCTGCGCGAATTCCCCCCGGAAGTCGAGCAGATGGCCTTGCCGGCACCCAAGGGCCAGGTCAGTTTCGAGCAGGTCAGCGCCGGTCCGCCGGGGCGACGCATGGCGACTTTGCATCAGGTCAGCTTCAACCTGGCGGCCGGGGAAGTGCTCGGTGTGCTGGGCGCGTCGGGCTCCGGCAAGTCCACCCTGGCTCGGGTGCTGGTGGGCGTCTGGCCGACCCTGGCCGGCACCGTGCGCCTGGACGGCGCGGATATCCATCGTTGGGACCGCGACGACCTCGGTCCGCATATCGGATATTTGCCCCAGGACATCGAGCTGTTCAGCGGCAGCATCGCTGACAACATCGCGCGCTTTCGCGACGCCGACCCGGAGCAGGTGGTCAAGGCCGCGCAACAGGCCGGTGTACACGAACTGATCCTGCGCCTGCCCCAAGGCTATGACACCGTGCTGGGCGACAACGGCGGCGGCCTGTCCGGTGGCCAGAAACAGCGGGTAGCCCTGGCCCGCGCCCTGTACGGCAACCCGCGCCTGATCGTGCTGGATGAGCCCAACTCCAACCTCGACACCGTCGGCGAAGCCGCCCTGGCCAGCGCCATCATGCAGATGAAAGCCCAGGGCAGCAGCGTGGTACTGGTGACCCACCGTTCCTCGGCGCTGGCCCAGGCCGACAAGCTGCTGGTGCTCGGCGAAGGCCATTTGCAAGCGTTCGGGCCCAGCCAGGAAGTGCTGCGCGCATTGTCCGGCCAGCAGGAAGCGCCGAAAGAAAAAACCGGTGTCAGTTTCAGTCGTCAGTACCAGGCCGGAAGGAATCCAGGCGCATGA